A genomic stretch from Bordetella sp. N includes:
- a CDS encoding amino acid ABC transporter permease encodes MNSSISSRAADLPPPTPQSGVWVWLRTRLFSSPGNILLTVILAWLVLMALPAIVEWAFVKSSLHAANAQECRAAGGACWAFIVEKHRLILFGTYPFDEQWRPLLATLILIAVIVMSGMRRFWNQSLFVIWTVGLVAVAVLMWGGVLGLTPVEDGRWGGLPLTLILATFGIAFAFPIGVLLALGRRSKMPAIKAMCVVYIELVRGVPLISLLFMSSVMLPLFLPEGFSIDKLLRAQIAIILFAAAYIAETVRGGLQAIPKGQYEGADSLGLTYWQQMRKIILPQALKIVIPPLVSIFIGLFKDTSLVVIIGIFDLTLAAKAALSDAAWRGFGVEAYLFISLIYFIFCYAMSKYSQALEKRLATGHAR; translated from the coding sequence ATGAATTCCTCGATATCGTCCCGCGCCGCCGACCTGCCGCCGCCCACGCCGCAATCCGGCGTGTGGGTCTGGTTGCGCACGCGTCTCTTCTCCTCGCCCGGCAATATCCTGCTGACGGTGATCCTGGCCTGGCTGGTGCTGATGGCGCTTCCCGCCATCGTGGAATGGGCTTTCGTGAAGTCCAGCCTGCATGCCGCCAACGCCCAGGAATGCCGGGCAGCCGGGGGCGCCTGCTGGGCCTTCATCGTTGAAAAACATCGGCTGATCCTGTTCGGCACGTACCCCTTCGACGAGCAGTGGCGCCCCTTGCTCGCCACCCTCATCCTGATCGCGGTGATCGTCATGAGCGGCATGCGCCGCTTCTGGAACCAGTCCCTGTTCGTCATCTGGACGGTGGGCCTGGTGGCGGTGGCCGTGCTGATGTGGGGCGGCGTGCTGGGCCTGACACCGGTGGAAGACGGCCGCTGGGGCGGCCTGCCGCTGACCCTGATCCTGGCCACCTTCGGCATTGCCTTCGCCTTCCCCATCGGGGTGCTGCTGGCGCTGGGCCGGCGCTCGAAGATGCCGGCGATCAAGGCCATGTGCGTCGTGTACATCGAACTGGTGCGCGGCGTGCCGCTGATCAGCCTGCTGTTCATGTCGTCGGTGATGCTGCCCCTGTTCCTGCCGGAAGGTTTTTCCATCGACAAGCTGCTGCGCGCGCAGATCGCCATCATCCTGTTCGCGGCCGCCTACATCGCCGAAACCGTGCGCGGCGGCCTGCAGGCGATACCCAAGGGCCAGTACGAAGGCGCCGATTCCCTGGGCCTGACCTACTGGCAGCAGATGCGCAAGATCATTCTTCCGCAGGCGCTGAAGATCGTCATCCCGCCCCTGGTCAGCATCTTCATCGGCCTGTTCAAGGACACGTCGCTGGTGGTGATCATCGGCATCTTCGACCTGACCCTGGCGGCCAAGGCCGCGCTGTCGGACGCCGCCTGGCGCGGCTTCGGCGTGGAAGCCTATCTGTTCATCTCGCTGATCTACTTCATCTTCTGCTACGCGATGTCCAAGTACAGCCAGGCATTGGAAAAGCGTCTCGCCACCGGCCACGCGCGTTAA
- a CDS encoding amino acid ABC transporter ATP-binding protein gives MSNAIIRLQHVNKWYGQFHVLRNVNLDVAQGERIVICGPSGSGKSTMIRCINRLEEHQQGQIVVDGTELTNDLKNIETIRREVGMVFQHFNLFPHLTVLENLTLGPVWVLKKSKAEAEATAMKYLERVRIPDQAKKFPGQLSGGQQQRVAIARSLCMNPKVMLFDEPTSALDPEMVKEVLDVMVTLAQESGMTMLCVTHEMGFARKVANRVIFMDRGEIIEENTPDAFFDNPQNERTKLFLSQILH, from the coding sequence ATGTCCAATGCCATCATCCGCCTGCAGCACGTGAACAAGTGGTACGGCCAGTTCCACGTCCTGCGCAACGTCAATCTGGATGTCGCACAGGGCGAACGCATCGTGATCTGCGGCCCGTCGGGTTCGGGCAAGTCGACCATGATTCGCTGCATCAACCGCCTGGAAGAACACCAGCAGGGCCAGATCGTGGTCGACGGCACCGAGCTGACCAATGACCTGAAGAACATCGAAACCATCCGCCGCGAAGTCGGCATGGTGTTCCAGCACTTCAATCTGTTCCCCCACCTGACGGTGCTGGAAAACCTGACCCTGGGGCCGGTCTGGGTTTTGAAAAAATCCAAGGCTGAAGCCGAAGCCACCGCCATGAAGTACCTGGAACGCGTACGTATTCCGGATCAGGCCAAGAAATTTCCGGGCCAATTGTCGGGCGGCCAGCAACAGCGCGTGGCTATCGCCCGTTCGCTGTGCATGAACCCCAAGGTCATGCTGTTCGACGAGCCGACCTCGGCCCTGGATCCGGAAATGGTCAAGGAAGTGCTGGACGTGATGGTGACCCTGGCCCAGGAGAGCGGTATGACCATGCTGTGCGTGACTCACGAAATGGGATTCGCGCGCAAAGTGGCCAACCGGGTCATCTTCATGGACCGGGGCGAGATCATCGAAGAAAACACGCCCGACGCGTTCTTCGACAATCCGCAAAACGAGCGCACCAAGCTGTTCCTCAGCCAGATCCTGCACTGA
- a CDS encoding VWA domain-containing protein, protein MQALLNHLPSISFLWPRMLWLQLLVPVLALLFVLHERRRRRLAAARQNTLKIAGLTVQGVSGWRRHTPPVLMLLALAAFLFAVARPQAMMKLPSRIQTVVLAMDTSGSMRAQDIKPDRMHAAREAAKLFLADQPVGVSVGLVSVAGTASVAQRPTRKKDDVIAALDRLQPQRGTALGNGLIIALATLLPKGEIDVDGFIREQAQQEAKAKEAKSGNGKPQAGARADGGNRPASANGANSREGGSIPSGAAGAKAGSADGKSVAPGSDRSVAIVLLSDGDSNTGPQVLEAARVAADHGVRVYTVGVGTPEGVVISVEGWSARVRLEEQALKQVADMTNAEYFRAQDAEGMKRVYQTLSARLSFDKTDLVEISALFAALGALLTACAALLSLWWYGRVL, encoded by the coding sequence ATGCAGGCCTTGTTGAACCATCTGCCTTCGATCAGCTTTCTGTGGCCCAGAATGCTGTGGCTGCAGTTGCTCGTGCCGGTGCTGGCCTTGCTGTTCGTCTTGCACGAGCGCCGTCGGCGGCGGCTTGCTGCCGCGCGGCAGAATACGCTCAAGATCGCGGGGCTGACCGTGCAGGGCGTGTCCGGCTGGCGCCGTCACACGCCGCCCGTGCTGATGCTGCTGGCGCTGGCGGCCTTCCTGTTCGCGGTCGCGCGTCCCCAGGCGATGATGAAACTGCCTTCGCGCATCCAGACCGTGGTGCTGGCGATGGACACGTCGGGCAGCATGCGGGCGCAGGACATCAAGCCGGACAGGATGCACGCCGCGCGCGAGGCGGCCAAGCTGTTCCTGGCGGACCAGCCCGTTGGCGTCAGCGTGGGGCTGGTGTCGGTGGCCGGCACGGCGTCGGTCGCGCAGCGTCCCACCCGCAAGAAGGATGATGTGATCGCGGCGCTGGATCGCCTGCAGCCGCAGCGCGGCACGGCGCTGGGCAACGGTCTTATCATCGCCCTGGCTACGTTGCTGCCCAAGGGCGAGATCGATGTGGACGGCTTCATCCGTGAGCAGGCGCAGCAGGAAGCCAAGGCCAAGGAGGCCAAGTCCGGCAACGGCAAGCCGCAGGCTGGCGCGCGTGCCGACGGTGGCAACCGTCCTGCGTCTGCCAACGGCGCGAACAGCAGGGAAGGGGGGAGTATCCCGTCCGGCGCGGCGGGGGCCAAGGCGGGCAGCGCCGACGGCAAGTCGGTGGCGCCTGGATCGGACCGGTCCGTCGCCATCGTGTTGCTGTCCGACGGCGACAGCAATACGGGACCGCAAGTGCTGGAGGCGGCGCGGGTGGCGGCCGACCACGGCGTGCGGGTCTACACCGTCGGCGTCGGTACGCCTGAGGGCGTGGTGATTTCCGTCGAGGGCTGGTCGGCGCGGGTGCGGCTGGAAGAGCAGGCCTTGAAGCAGGTCGCGGACATGACCAATGCCGAGTATTTTCGTGCGCAGGACGCGGAGGGTATGAAACGCGTGTACCAGACGTTGAGCGCGCGGCTGTCTTTCGACAAGACCGACCTGGTGGAGATATCGGCCTTGTTCGCGGCCTTGGGCGCGTTGCTGACCGCCTGCGCGGCGCTGCTGTCGCTGTGGTGGTATGGCAGGGTGCTTTAG
- a CDS encoding DUF58 domain-containing protein — MFGLRRAERRAAAPPIKPGPAANDGAGQAEALLRRLEWTVIRRLDGLLQGDYRTLFRGFGLDFADLREYMPGDDVRYIDWNVTARLQTPHVREFQEDREIAAWFLLDLSGSVDFGSGAIRKRALLSDFTGVMGRLLTGHGNRVGGMLYGGGATRPAVLPARAGRRHLLHLLDSMRGTAAMERGETRLHDLLDHARGVLKRRSVVFVVSDFISEPGWELPLGLLSRHHEVIAVRLSDPLEMAWPDFGMVVLEDAETGDQLLVDTHDAGFRQRFSAAADAREAALKQAFARSAVDCLTLTTADRMDLALLDFARRRKRR; from the coding sequence ATGTTCGGGTTGCGGCGGGCTGAGCGGCGCGCGGCTGCGCCTCCCATCAAGCCGGGACCGGCTGCCAACGATGGCGCCGGGCAGGCGGAGGCTTTGCTGCGGCGCCTGGAATGGACCGTCATCCGGCGCCTGGACGGCTTGCTGCAAGGCGACTACCGCACCTTGTTCCGTGGCTTCGGCCTGGACTTCGCCGACTTGCGCGAGTACATGCCGGGCGATGACGTGCGCTATATCGACTGGAACGTCACGGCCCGGCTGCAGACGCCGCATGTGCGCGAGTTCCAGGAGGACAGGGAGATCGCCGCGTGGTTCCTGCTGGATCTGAGCGGCTCGGTCGACTTCGGCTCCGGCGCCATCCGCAAGCGCGCGCTGCTGAGCGATTTCACCGGTGTGATGGGACGCCTGCTGACGGGCCATGGCAATCGCGTGGGCGGCATGCTGTATGGAGGCGGCGCTACGCGACCCGCCGTGTTGCCGGCGCGGGCCGGCCGGCGGCATCTGCTGCATCTGCTCGACAGTATGCGCGGCACCGCGGCTATGGAGCGGGGTGAAACGCGCCTGCACGATCTGCTGGACCACGCGCGCGGCGTATTGAAGCGGCGCTCGGTGGTTTTCGTGGTGTCGGACTTCATCAGCGAGCCGGGCTGGGAGCTGCCATTGGGCCTGCTCAGCCGTCATCACGAAGTGATCGCGGTGCGCCTGTCGGATCCGCTGGAAATGGCCTGGCCGGATTTCGGCATGGTGGTGCTGGAAGATGCGGAAACGGGCGACCAATTGCTGGTCGACACGCATGACGCCGGTTTCCGGCAGCGCTTCAGCGCGGCGGCCGACGCCCGCGAGGCAGCGCTGAAGCAGGCCTTCGCGCGCAGCGCCGTGGATTGCCTGACCTTGACCACGGCGGACCGGATGGATCTGGCGCTGCTGGATTTCGCGCGGCGCCGCAAACGCAGGTGA
- a CDS encoding MoxR family ATPase yields the protein MNQPIMGAADSANLMERLLYEVKRIVVGQDHFLERVLVAILARGHLLVEGVPGLAKTLTVNTLAKTMRGSFKRIQFTPDLLPADLVGTRMYNQRTGEFSTVLGPVFANLLLADEINRAPAKVQSALLEVMQERQVTIAGETHPVPTPFLVMATQNPIETEGTYPLPEAQIDRFMMKVLVGYPSEGEEVVIVNRVTGPRIDVNPVAMPEQLALLQDECRRVYVDPQLIQYAVRVVAATRTPASCGLADMQRYVTYGASPRASIALIEGARALAYLRGRDYALPEDVVDLVPDVLRHRLVLSYEALSDGASADQLIGRILQALPAPERPLESHVRVAAG from the coding sequence ATGAACCAACCGATCATGGGCGCGGCGGACAGCGCCAATCTGATGGAACGCCTGCTGTACGAGGTGAAACGCATCGTCGTCGGCCAGGACCACTTCCTGGAGCGGGTGCTGGTCGCCATCCTGGCGCGCGGCCACCTGCTGGTGGAAGGCGTGCCGGGCCTGGCCAAGACCTTGACCGTCAATACCCTGGCCAAGACCATGCGGGGCTCGTTCAAGCGCATCCAGTTCACGCCCGACCTGCTGCCGGCGGACCTGGTGGGCACGCGCATGTACAACCAGCGCACGGGCGAGTTCTCCACCGTGCTGGGGCCGGTGTTCGCCAACCTGCTGCTAGCCGACGAAATCAACCGGGCGCCCGCCAAGGTGCAAAGCGCCTTGCTGGAGGTGATGCAGGAACGCCAGGTGACCATCGCCGGCGAGACGCATCCCGTACCCACGCCGTTCCTGGTGATGGCCACGCAGAATCCCATCGAGACCGAAGGCACCTATCCCTTGCCCGAGGCGCAGATCGACCGCTTCATGATGAAGGTTCTGGTGGGCTATCCGAGCGAGGGCGAAGAGGTGGTGATCGTCAATCGCGTGACGGGGCCGCGCATCGATGTGAATCCGGTGGCGATGCCTGAGCAGCTGGCGTTGCTGCAGGACGAGTGCCGGCGCGTCTACGTCGATCCGCAGTTGATCCAGTACGCCGTGCGCGTCGTCGCGGCGACACGCACGCCCGCCAGCTGCGGGCTGGCGGACATGCAGCGCTACGTGACGTACGGCGCCAGCCCGCGCGCCAGCATCGCCCTGATCGAAGGCGCGCGTGCCCTGGCGTATCTGCGGGGACGCGACTACGCGCTGCCGGAGGACGTGGTGGACCTGGTCCCGGACGTACTGCGGCATCGGCTGGTGCTGTCGTACGAGGCTCTGTCCGATGGCGCCAGCGCTGATCAGCTCATTGGCCGCATTTTGCAAGCCTTGCCGGCGCCCGAGCGCCCATTGGAAAGCCATGTTCGGGTTGCGGCGGGCTGA
- a CDS encoding S1C family serine protease, with amino-acid sequence MKRVARYGWVAAAVALVFVAGLGTAWLMQPRLRTLTQDDIDAAVLHTLQTKRLPSRPARAAEAVRASVVEIIAYPKAAEKKAQVLPDGDKKPAPDGQAPGGTDDKSAGKPEPQAKADPQPGAQPDPQPQAPAAAAPQADASAPDKPDASKPDAEKQNADKPKGDGQKADKARPDSNRADNEKAKEHANKGDSADDERVNIGSGVVITDQGVILTNYHVIAGAARLKVRFYDGHESDAVVVGAQPEKDLAAIKASSLPDDLPAATLGSSRNLAPGDEVVAVGFPFGIGPSVSSGVVSGLDREFASEERQQSLDHLIQFDAAANPGNSGGPLVNMNGEVVGIVTAILNPTEAKTFVGIGFATTIESAGNAVGISPF; translated from the coding sequence ATGAAACGAGTTGCGCGTTACGGATGGGTGGCGGCGGCAGTCGCTCTGGTTTTCGTTGCAGGCCTGGGCACTGCCTGGCTGATGCAACCGCGTTTGCGCACGCTCACGCAGGACGACATCGATGCCGCCGTGCTGCACACCTTGCAGACCAAGCGCCTGCCTTCGCGCCCGGCGCGCGCCGCCGAAGCCGTACGGGCTTCCGTCGTTGAAATCATCGCTTACCCGAAGGCCGCCGAAAAGAAGGCACAGGTGTTGCCCGACGGCGACAAGAAGCCCGCTCCGGATGGGCAAGCCCCCGGCGGCACGGACGACAAGAGTGCGGGAAAACCCGAGCCACAGGCGAAAGCGGATCCGCAGCCTGGCGCTCAGCCCGACCCCCAGCCGCAGGCGCCCGCCGCGGCCGCGCCGCAGGCCGATGCTTCGGCCCCGGACAAGCCCGACGCCAGCAAGCCCGACGCTGAAAAACAAAATGCGGATAAGCCTAAAGGCGACGGCCAAAAGGCCGACAAGGCGCGCCCCGACAGCAATCGCGCGGACAACGAGAAAGCCAAGGAGCACGCGAACAAGGGCGACAGCGCCGATGACGAGCGCGTCAATATCGGTTCGGGTGTTGTTATCACGGATCAAGGCGTCATCCTTACCAATTATCACGTCATCGCCGGCGCGGCCAGGCTCAAAGTCAGGTTCTACGACGGCCACGAATCCGACGCGGTGGTGGTCGGCGCCCAACCCGAAAAAGATCTGGCCGCCATCAAGGCCAGTTCGCTGCCGGACGATCTGCCGGCGGCCACCTTGGGCTCCAGCCGAAATCTGGCGCCGGGCGATGAAGTGGTCGCGGTGGGATTTCCTTTCGGCATCGGGCCTTCCGTTTCGTCAGGCGTGGTTTCCGGGCTGGACCGCGAGTTCGCGTCGGAGGAGCGGCAGCAGAGCCTCGACCACCTGATCCAGTTCGACGCGGCCGCCAACCCCGGGAATTCCGGCGGCCCCTTGGTGAATATGAATGGCGAAGTGGTGGGCATCGTGACGGCGATCCTCAATCCCACGGAAGCCAAGACTTTTGTCGGCATCGGCTTTGCCACCACGATAGAAAGCGCGGGCAATGCCGTGGGAATTTCACCTTTCTGA
- a CDS encoding VWA domain-containing protein: MRFLWPELLWLLLALPLLAAAYLYALKRRKRAVVVYPNLALARTAVGPAQKLRRHIPPLLCWLALGVALLACARPNATVTLPADTLTLVLAMDVSRSMEAADVTPTRLTAAQQAARHFVDGLPSSVRLGIVSFAASATVVQPPTEDHRDMLDAIDRFELQTGTATGSGLIVALSTLLPAERADLEALLLNDPLSSFGLGATAAPLGKAGPIEAARKREEEKPPAEPGSYRNGAIILLTDGRRTTGPDPMAIARMAAKRGVRVYTVGFGTPQAGGGSATSSSSSGPDGWSYFMQLDETTLRAIAKLTGGEYYQASSAGDLTKVYSNLTTRFSLERRDTEISALLAAVAGLLLLVACILSIKWFRR, from the coding sequence ATGCGGTTTCTCTGGCCGGAATTACTCTGGCTGCTGCTGGCACTTCCTCTGCTGGCGGCGGCATATCTTTATGCCCTGAAGCGGCGCAAGCGCGCTGTCGTGGTTTACCCCAACCTTGCGCTCGCACGCACCGCGGTGGGGCCTGCACAAAAATTACGCCGGCATATCCCGCCGCTGCTGTGCTGGCTGGCGTTGGGCGTCGCCCTTCTTGCCTGCGCACGGCCCAATGCCACCGTGACGCTGCCCGCCGATACCTTGACCCTGGTGTTGGCGATGGATGTCTCGCGCAGCATGGAAGCCGCCGACGTGACACCCACGCGCCTGACCGCCGCGCAGCAAGCGGCGCGCCATTTCGTCGACGGCCTGCCGTCCAGCGTGCGACTGGGCATCGTGTCGTTCGCCGCGTCGGCCACGGTGGTGCAGCCGCCGACGGAAGATCATCGCGACATGCTCGATGCCATCGACCGCTTCGAATTGCAGACGGGCACCGCCACCGGCAGCGGATTGATCGTCGCGCTGTCGACCCTGCTGCCCGCCGAACGCGCGGACCTGGAAGCGCTGTTGTTGAACGATCCTCTTTCCAGTTTTGGATTGGGCGCGACGGCGGCGCCCTTGGGCAAGGCCGGACCGATCGAAGCCGCCCGCAAGCGCGAAGAGGAAAAGCCGCCCGCCGAGCCGGGCTCTTATCGCAATGGTGCGATCATCTTGCTTACCGACGGCCGCCGCACCACGGGGCCCGACCCCATGGCGATCGCGCGCATGGCCGCCAAGCGCGGCGTGCGGGTCTATACCGTGGGCTTCGGCACTCCCCAAGCCGGCGGTGGTAGCGCCACATCGAGCAGCAGCAGCGGCCCCGATGGCTGGTCCTATTTCATGCAGCTGGATGAAACCACGCTACGCGCCATCGCCAAGCTGACCGGCGGCGAGTACTACCAGGCCAGCTCGGCGGGCGACCTGACCAAGGTCTACAGCAACCTCACCACCCGCTTCTCCCTGGAGCGGCGCGACACCGAGATCAGCGCGCTGCTCGCCGCCGTGGCGGGCCTGCTGCTGCTGGTCGCCTGCATACTGTCGATCAAATGGTTCAGGCGCTGA
- a CDS encoding GlxA family transcriptional regulator: MHKIGYLLKDGFQLMSLATQSVFEFANLVVNSDFYEIGYYSLPGGNVRASTGMPVGTAKVTPATHADTWILSGVLNPIEQPSLPKERAFAHEAMRTSRRVAAICTGAYTLAEAGLLAGRRATTHWLYADALQARYPDIQVESDRIYIVDGPLWTSAGMTAGLDLALAMVEKDLGPDVARGVAHKLVMHQHRSGGQSQHSEMLDLAPKSDRIQNALNYARKNLGKPLTVEILAEHVNLSPRQFSRIFTTETGQSPAKAIEGLRLEAARLMVERSLHPMEVIARETGFRDRRHMREVFIRGFGVPPQSLRREAPPTLSA; encoded by the coding sequence ATGCACAAGATCGGCTACCTGCTCAAGGACGGTTTCCAGCTGATGTCGCTGGCGACCCAATCGGTTTTCGAGTTCGCCAATCTGGTGGTGAATAGCGACTTCTACGAAATCGGCTACTACTCGCTGCCGGGCGGCAATGTGCGCGCCTCCACCGGCATGCCCGTGGGCACCGCCAAGGTGACGCCGGCGACCCACGCGGACACGTGGATACTGAGCGGCGTGCTCAATCCGATCGAGCAGCCGTCGCTGCCCAAGGAGCGCGCGTTCGCGCACGAAGCCATGCGGACATCACGCCGGGTGGCCGCCATCTGCACGGGGGCTTACACGCTGGCGGAAGCGGGTTTGCTGGCGGGACGGCGCGCCACCACGCACTGGTTGTACGCGGACGCGCTACAGGCGCGTTATCCGGACATCCAGGTGGAAAGCGATCGCATCTACATCGTCGACGGCCCGCTGTGGACCTCCGCCGGCATGACGGCGGGATTGGACCTGGCGCTGGCGATGGTGGAAAAGGACCTGGGACCGGATGTCGCGCGCGGCGTGGCCCATAAACTGGTGATGCATCAGCATCGTTCCGGTGGCCAATCCCAGCATTCGGAAATGCTGGATCTGGCGCCCAAGTCCGACCGCATCCAGAACGCCTTGAACTACGCGCGCAAGAACCTGGGCAAGCCGCTGACGGTGGAGATACTGGCCGAGCACGTCAACCTGAGCCCGCGCCAGTTCAGCCGCATCTTCACCACGGAAACCGGACAGTCGCCCGCCAAGGCCATCGAAGGATTGAGACTGGAAGCCGCGCGCCTGATGGTGGAACGCAGCCTTCATCCCATGGAGGTGATCGCCCGCGAGACCGGCTTCCGCGACCGGCGCCATATGCGCGAGGTATTCATCCGCGGTTTCGGCGTGCCGCCTCAGTCGCTGCGGCGTGAGGCGCCGCCCACGCTCAGCGCGTGA
- a CDS encoding SDR family oxidoreductase yields the protein MKLTGNTILITGGTSGIGRALAEALYKLGNTVIIGGRRKALLDAVTAANPGMGAIEMDVADPASIATAAATLIARYPTLNVLINNAGIMPFDDAAGRIDDAVSRGILDTNLLGPIRLTSALIEHLKQQPSATIIHNTSVLAYVPLASTAVYSASKAALHSYAMSQRFMLRDTNVRVQEIAPPWVDTDLIKKSGDPRAMPLDAFIEQTMAKLGGDDEEVIVEAVQAFRANPGPNEHALVNGFNAAVVADPIPV from the coding sequence ATGAAACTCACCGGCAACACCATCCTCATCACCGGCGGCACCTCCGGCATCGGCCGCGCGCTTGCCGAAGCGCTGTACAAGCTGGGCAATACCGTGATCATCGGCGGACGCCGCAAGGCCTTGCTGGACGCGGTCACCGCCGCCAACCCCGGCATGGGGGCCATCGAAATGGACGTGGCGGACCCGGCCAGCATAGCCACCGCGGCCGCCACGCTGATTGCGCGTTACCCCACGCTGAACGTGCTGATCAACAACGCCGGCATCATGCCTTTCGACGATGCCGCCGGCAGGATCGACGATGCCGTCTCGCGCGGGATTCTGGATACGAACCTGCTGGGTCCCATCCGTTTGACCTCGGCGCTGATCGAGCACCTGAAGCAGCAGCCCAGCGCCACCATCATTCACAACACGTCGGTGCTGGCCTATGTGCCGCTGGCTTCGACCGCGGTGTACTCGGCGTCCAAGGCCGCGCTGCATTCGTACGCCATGTCGCAGCGTTTCATGCTGCGCGACACCAACGTGCGCGTGCAGGAAATCGCGCCGCCGTGGGTCGATACCGACCTGATCAAGAAAAGCGGCGACCCGCGCGCCATGCCCCTGGACGCGTTCATCGAACAGACCATGGCGAAGCTGGGGGGTGACGATGAAGAAGTCATCGTCGAAGCGGTCCAGGCTTTCCGCGCCAACCCCGGTCCCAACGAGCACGCCCTGGTGAATGGCTTCAACGCCGCGGTCGTCGCCGATCCGATTCCGGTGTAA
- the adhP gene encoding alcohol dehydrogenase AdhP, with protein MPSTIIAAVVEKLGQPLVLRQLPIPAPRRGEILVKTEACGVCHTDLHAAKGDWPVKPSPPFVPGHEGIGRVIAVGEGVTTVKEGDRVGVPWLYSACGHCEFCRKGWETQCDTAEYGGYTRNGGFAEYILAAADYVARIPDRVDPLQAAPIVCAGITTYKGVKETEARPGEWIAISGIGGLGHLAVQYAKAMGLHVAAIDVDDGKLEHAKQLGADLVFNAKNGDPAAALKKEIGGGAHGVLITAPSIPAFHQGVAMTRKLGTCVLVGLPPGDFPTPLFDVVLNRITIRGSLVGTRQDMVEALSFAAEGSVKADIELAPLSDINTVLDRLEHGQVASRVVLDLRDGVKA; from the coding sequence ATGCCTAGTACCATAATTGCAGCGGTCGTCGAGAAACTGGGACAGCCGCTGGTCCTGCGACAGCTACCGATTCCCGCCCCCCGCCGCGGCGAGATTCTGGTCAAGACCGAAGCCTGCGGGGTCTGTCATACCGATCTGCACGCCGCCAAGGGCGACTGGCCCGTCAAACCCTCCCCCCCATTCGTTCCCGGCCATGAAGGCATCGGCCGCGTCATCGCGGTGGGCGAGGGCGTCACCACGGTGAAGGAAGGCGACCGCGTCGGCGTGCCCTGGCTGTACTCCGCCTGCGGTCATTGCGAGTTCTGCCGCAAAGGCTGGGAGACCCAATGCGACACCGCGGAATACGGCGGCTATACGCGTAACGGTGGCTTCGCCGAATACATCCTTGCCGCGGCCGACTACGTCGCCCGCATACCCGATCGTGTCGACCCGCTGCAGGCCGCGCCCATCGTGTGCGCCGGCATCACCACCTACAAAGGCGTCAAGGAAACCGAAGCCCGCCCTGGCGAATGGATCGCCATTTCCGGCATCGGCGGCCTGGGCCACCTGGCCGTGCAATACGCCAAGGCCATGGGCCTGCATGTGGCGGCGATCGACGTCGACGACGGCAAGCTGGAACACGCCAAACAACTGGGCGCGGACCTCGTGTTCAATGCCAAAAACGGCGATCCCGCCGCGGCATTGAAGAAGGAAATCGGCGGCGGCGCGCATGGCGTGCTGATCACCGCGCCGTCGATTCCCGCGTTTCACCAGGGCGTTGCCATGACGCGAAAGTTGGGCACCTGCGTCCTGGTCGGCCTGCCGCCCGGCGATTTCCCCACGCCCCTGTTCGACGTCGTGCTCAACCGCATCACCATCCGCGGTTCCCTGGTCGGCACGCGGCAGGACATGGTGGAAGCCTTGTCCTTCGCCGCGGAAGGCTCGGTCAAGGCAGACATCGAGCTGGCGCCGCTGTCCGACATCAACACCGTGCTCGATCGCCTGGAACACGGCCAGGTCGCGTCGCGAGTCGTGCTGGACCTGCGCGACGGCGTCAAAGCCTGA
- a CDS encoding sigma-70 family RNA polymerase sigma factor: protein MPSADLSAQHDLHTLYSDHHGWLFGWLRKKLGNSFDAADVAQDTFVSVMTAGAMETIREPRPFLVTVARRLVANRHRRHLLETSYLTMLANLPEEFAPSPEARLLALEALQQIDRVLDDLPPKVREAFLLAHLEELSYADIATRLGVSASSVKQYLTRANRQCLFALAF, encoded by the coding sequence ATGCCATCCGCCGACCTCTCCGCGCAGCACGATCTGCATACGCTGTATAGCGACCACCACGGTTGGCTCTTCGGCTGGCTCCGCAAGAAACTGGGCAACAGCTTCGACGCCGCCGACGTCGCCCAGGACACCTTCGTCAGCGTCATGACGGCCGGGGCGATGGAAACCATCCGCGAGCCGCGCCCTTTCCTAGTCACCGTGGCCCGCCGCCTGGTCGCGAACCGCCATCGCCGGCATCTGCTGGAAACCAGCTACCTGACCATGCTGGCCAACCTGCCGGAGGAATTCGCACCCTCCCCTGAAGCCAGGCTGCTGGCCCTGGAGGCCCTGCAACAGATCGACCGCGTGCTCGACGACCTGCCGCCCAAGGTGAGAGAAGCCTTCCTGCTCGCCCACCTGGAAGAATTGAGCTACGCCGACATCGCGACGCGCCTGGGCGTGTCCGCCAGCTCCGTCAAGCAGTACCTGACGCGCGCCAACCGGCAGTGCCTGTTCGCCCTGGCCTTCTAA